Proteins from a genomic interval of Physeter macrocephalus isolate SW-GA chromosome 21, ASM283717v5, whole genome shotgun sequence:
- the LOC102993992 gene encoding melanoma antigen preferentially expressed in tumors-like produces the protein MDQNTTVTLLELAAKSLLNNEPAAIHALDEIPRDLFVPLFKAAFMGGHKTMLKAMVRVWPYRCLHIGSLNTRESYYDTLEAMIDGLQILPAQNSSSWGPKLRILDLRSDLDCETICTEIGTTFPFCFHSCMYSQHSILKIEEAQQSVRSLGIGNSGSEPQSAQEPMVLLVDISLNSTLRTQQFLSFLCSKVQQNYGSLHLCCRDLHIDRISAHKSILQFLDLGCIDHLEIDQANLNEVINILARVIHLDSLTLGNIPFKSYKRRKFRSFLLCLRRLHNLQELSLSFFCLTDQLHKVLRVVPPQLETLYLPFCSLSHRDVTVLSQSSQATRLRVLSLSNNQIFSEVYEPFQTLLEKVSSSLQHLEINNCMITDSTLSALLPALSHCTHLCVLSFAHNPITMPVLKSLLQHLTPLMMLKYVTYPVPVHCYEEWNFHDTLDRQKLAEVQAQLEEMLHGAQRDDMNWATCAE, from the exons ATGGACCAAAACACCACAGTCACACTCCTAGAGCTTGCTGCAAAGAGCCTGCTGAATAATGAGCCTGCAGCTATCCATGCCCTGGACGAAATCCCAAGAGACCTCTTTGTTCCATTGTTCAAAGCTGCCTTCATGGGTGGGCATAAGACAATGCTAAAGGCAATGGTGAGGGTTTGGCCTTATCGCTGTCTCCATATTGGGTCATTGAACACACGAGAGTCATACTATGACACCTTGGAAGCCATGATTGATGGTCTGCAGATCCTCCCTGCCCAGAACTCTTCCTCTTG GGGGCCCAAACTGAGGATCCTAGATTTAAGGAGTGACCTGGACTGTGAGACAATATGCACTGAGATTGGGACCACAttccctttctgttttcattcatgCATGTACTCTCAGCACTCTATCCTTAAGATAGAAGAAGCTCAGCAGAGTGTCAGGAGCCTCGGGATTGGTAATTCCGGGTCTGAGCCTCAGTCAGCACAGGAACCCATGGTATTACTAGTGGATATTTCCCTCAATAGTACCTTGAGAACACAGcaattcctctctttcctttgtaGTAAAGTTCAGCAGAACTATGGGTCCTTGCACCTTTGCTGCAGAGATTTGCACATTGATAGAATATCTGCCCACAAAAGTATCCTGCAGTTTCTGGATCTGGGGTGCATTGATCACCTGGAAATAGATCAGGCTAATCTGAATGAAGTCATCAACATTTTGGCTCGGGTGATCCACCTGGACAGCCTTACACTGGGTAACATCCCTTTTAAATCTTATAAGAGAAGGAAATTCAGAtcttttctcctctgccttcGGCGGCTGCACAATCTTCAGGAGCTCAGCTTGTCTTTCTTCTGCCTCACAGACCAACTGCACAAAGTGCtcag AGTTGTGCCACCTCAGTTGGAAACACTGTATCTACCTTTCTGTAGCCTTTCTCACAGAGATGTCACTGTCCTGTCCCAGAGCTCTCAGGCCACCCGCCTAAGGGTATTGAGCCTCAGTAACAACCAGATCTTCTCAGAAGTTTATGAGCCCTTCCAGACTCTGCTGGAGAAGGTCTCAAGCTCCCTGCAACATCTGGAGATAAATAATTGTATGATAACTGATTCtactctctctgccctcctcccagccctgagccACTGTACCCACCTCTGTGTCCTTAGCTTTGCCCACAATCCCATTACGATGCCTGTGCTCAAGAGCCTTCTGCAGCACTTGACACCGTTGATGATGCTGAAGTATGTGACTTATCCTGTCCCTGTCCATTGCTACGAGGAATGGAATTTTCATGACACTTTGGACCGACAGAAACTTGCTGAAGTTCAGGCTCAGTTGGAGGAGATGCTGCACGGGGCACAGCGGGACGACATGAACTGGGCCACTTGTGCAGAGTGA